One genomic region from Xenopus laevis strain J_2021 chromosome 2L, Xenopus_laevis_v10.1, whole genome shotgun sequence encodes:
- the LOC108707801 gene encoding uncharacterized protein LOC108707801: protein MKLGAPDLLRISTFLLLLSDYVRGSHVSPGETVTLSCPERSPGDFIRIINWKKVNGYHTLNFVFWNQSANNTTWSGSNNTSPPTQFVHNNFTDPRISFLSPELPLTLQILSTQTSDSANYSCEVTTSREGVKYTHEEVLVSGNGTLERNVIPISVGGTACCVAALLILLLILHWKKRRSYNETPRAIPQSFLENAENPQVVYENPEECYYNRFNTLYDGLPNTR from the exons ATTATGTCCGGGGGTCACACGTGAGTCCTGGGGAGACAGTGACACTGAGCTGCCCGGAGAGAAGCCCTGGAGATTTCATAAGGATCATTAATTGGAAGAAAGTGAATGGATACCACACTCTGAATTTCGTTTTCTGGAATCAGTCTGCAAACAACACCACCTGGAGTGGGTCTAATAATACCAGCCCACCAACCCAGTTTGTACATAATAACTTTACAGACCCCAGAATATCGTTTCTAAGCCCAGAGCTGCCGCTGACCCTACAGATCCTCAGCACTCAGACTTCTGACTCGGCCAATTACAGCTGTGAAGTCACCACCAGCAGAGAAGGGGTTAAATACACACATGAGGAAGTCCTTGTATCAG GTAATGGGACATTAGAGAGAAATGTCATACCGATATCAGTGGGTGGCACGGCTTGCTGCGTGGCTGCTTTACTGATTTTACTATTGATCCTTCACTGGAAGAAACGCCGTTCCTACAA TGAGACCCCCAGAGCAATCccacagagctttctggaaaatgctgAAAATCCACAG GTTGTCTATGAAAACCCAGAAGAATGTTATTACAACAGATTTAATACACTTTATGACGGACTTCCAAACACCAGATGA